Proteins encoded in a region of the Panicum hallii strain FIL2 chromosome 3, PHallii_v3.1, whole genome shotgun sequence genome:
- the LOC112887058 gene encoding protein RAFTIN 1A-like, producing the protein MHPTVLFVAVVAITAAVVHGRRPADGSPAARFWEEVLPGTPMPEALAELVQKGIDHSPLAENFSGPYLSIGMCLGHVYVSVCSVERVKKAGTGLFFHEEQVRVGSTLTVSFSAAGVPAILPHDVAEKVPFGNITARDVATRFNIAPGSTMAAQVGDTLRACQARAGGERHACAASLEDMVRAAMRTLGTAGQVWVAASAVPRAGLPLQPYAVEAVAPLDGDHHVACHDEPYPYAVFRCHKIGLSMTKAYAVSLRGLRGGPEVTMAVICHLDTSDWNPAYPAFEMLHTKPGNSSVCHFMPYANLLFGVKAASTMASF; encoded by the exons atgcatccaaccgtgcTCTTTGTGGCCGTGGTGGCCATTACCGCCGCCGTGGTGCatggccgccgccccgccgatgGCTCTCCGgccgcacggttctgggaggaGGTCCTCCCGGGCACGCCCATGCCAGAGGCCCTTGCTGAACTTGTCCAGAAAG GAATTGATCACTCGCCGCTCGCAGAGAACTTCTCTGGCCCCTACCTTTCGATTGGGATGTGCCTAGGTCACGTGTACGTATCCGTCTGCAGCGTGGAGAGGGTGAAGAAGGCGGGGACGGGCCTCTTCTTCCACGAGGAGCAGGTGCGCGTGGGCAGCACCCTGACAGTCTCCTTCTCGGCGGCGGGGGTGCCGGCCATCCTCCCGCACGACGTCGCCGAGAAGGTCCCCTTCGGCAACATCACCGCCAGGGACGTCGCCACCCGGTTCAACATCGCGCCGGGCTCCACGATGGCTGCCCAGGTCGGGGACACCCTGCGCGCGTGCCAGgcccgcgccggcggcgagcggcacgcCTGCGCCGCGTCCCTGGAGGACATGGTGCGCGCGGCCATGCGCACGCTGGGCACGGCGGGCCAGGTGTGGGTGGCCGCGTCGGCGGTGCCCCGCGCCGGCCTGCCGCTGCAGCCGTACGCGGTCGAGGCCGTCGCCCCGCTCGACGGCGACCACCACGTGGCCTGCCACGACGAGCCCTACCCGTACGCCGTGTTCCGGTGCCACAAGATTGGCCTGTCGATGACCAAGGCGTACGCGGTCTCTCTTCGCGGTCTCCGTGGCGGCCCGGAGGTCACCATGGCCGTGATCTGCCACCTTGACACCTCCGACTGGAACCCAGCTTACCCGGCTTTCGAGATGCTGCACACCAAGCCCGGCAACTCGTCGGTGTGCCACTTCATGCCGTACGCCAATTTGCTGTTCGGAGTGAAGGCAGCCAGCACCATGGCTAGCTTCTAA
- the LOC112885624 gene encoding zinc finger BED domain-containing protein RICESLEEPER 2-like, with translation MAAQQGQGNKGRRRARSSHVWNNFEEISEEVNGKRVCSGAKCTLCKKVLTGISTNGTGHLIRHLASCSKKADRFVRSQSVVQFSSDGSLGNWEYNAEFARTELCCMIARLDLPLGIGAYNAFIDYIKRAHNPRFAPVSRQTTTRDVAKLFNQSRTLLMDCLNACSSVAITSDIWNGNAKKDYLSVVAHFVNSNWELEKRLLGLCLIDCSHSDLNIAERIGFVLDEWKLTDKIFSFTLDNASANANAIASLTPKFSGYIGSVFLLQRCACHIINLIVKSGLKRLKSYVETFRTAISFLNSSNQRIAAYKSYCIAMGVRPRKFGLDMDVR, from the coding sequence ATGGCAGCGCAGCAGGGGCAGGGGAACAAGGGCAGGAGAAGGGCACGCTCCTCGCACGTTTGGAACAACTTCGAGGAGATCTCTGAGGAGGTGAATGGTAAGAGGGTATGTTCTGGTGCTAAATGCACCCTCTGCAAGAAAGTTCTTACTGGTATTTCTACTAATGGTACTGGTCATTTAATTAGGCATCTTGCTTCATGTAGTAAGAAGGCTGATCGTTTTGTAAGGTCTCAATCTGTGGTTCAGTTTAGTTCTGATGGTTCTCTTGGAAATTGGGAGTACAATGCTGAGTTTGCTCGTACTGAATTATGTTGTATGATTGCTAGGTTAGATCTGCCTCTTGGCATTGGTGCATATAATGCTTTCATTGATTATATCAAACGTGCTCATAATCCTAGGTTTGCCCCTGTTTCTAGGCAGACAACCACTAGAGATGTTGCTAAGCTTTTCAATCAATCTCGTACTTTGCTTATGGACTGTTTAAATGCATGTTCTTCTGTTGCAATTACATCTGATATTTGGAATGGTAATGCTAAGAAGGATTATCTTAGTGTGGTTGCTCATTTTGTTAATTCTAATTGGGAACTAGAGAAGAGGTTGCTTGGCTTGTGTCTTATAGATTGTTCTCATTCTGATCTTAATATTGCTGAGCGAATTGGTTTTGTGCTTGATGAGTGGAAGTTGACTGATAAGATCTTCTCTTTTACTCTTGACAATGCATCTGCTAATGCTAATGCCATAGCTTCTTTGACTCCTAAATTCTCTGGATACATTGGTTCTGTTTTCTTGCTTCAAAGATGTGCATGTCATATTATAAACTTGATTGTTAAATCTGGTTTGAAACGTTTGAAATCTTATGTTGAAACATTCAGAACTGCCATATCTTTCTTGAATTCATCTAATCAAAGGATTGCTGCATACAAATCTTATTGTATTGCTATGGGTGTCCGTCCTAGAAAGTTTGGCTTGGACATGGATGTGAGATGA
- the LOC112885625 gene encoding BURP domain-containing protein 13-like → MHPSALLLIMVAAAGAAMVQGHPAAHTPAALQFWENTLIGSRMPDAIADLVQRGIDHSPLEEHYSASPSANNVCTIYDAICNLRSMSAGGAAGDLFFHEAQLRPGSTMTASLPAEVESAILPHDVAGKVPFGNLRDVLATFNIPAGSAEAARVRDTLRRCRAPPLPGERKACAASLEGTVRSAVGMLGGAAWAAASALPRAGLPRGPYEVQAVAPLDGDRYVACHKMPFPYAVYHCHMTGMSATRAYKVSLRGGDDPAAAAAVMMLALCHRDTSQWNPAHPAFEVLRTHPGGAPVCHFMPYANLVFVKTTKGDKATKRSAGIHGMPSGEDVL, encoded by the exons ATGCATCCATCCGCCCTTCTTCTGATCAtggtggccgccgccggcgctgccATGGTGCAAGGCCACCCCGCCGCTCACACTCCGGCGGCACTACAGTTCTGGGAAAACACCCTGATCGGTTCGCGGATGCCAGATGCCATCGCAGATCTTGTTCAGAGAG GCATTGATCACTCGCCGCTTGAAGAGCACTACTCCGCATCGCCCAGTGCCAACAACGTGTGCACCATCTACGACGCGATCTGTAACCTGCGGAGCATGTCGGCGGGAGGAGCAGCAGGTGACCTCTTCTTCCACGAGGCGCAGCTGCGGCCGGGGAGCACCATGACGGCCTCCCTTCCGGCGGAGGTGGAGTCCGCCATCCTCCCCCACGACGTCGCCGGGAAGGTCCCCTTCGGGAACCTCCGGGACGTCCTCGCCACCTTCAACATCCCGGCGGGCTCCGCCGAGGCGGCCCGGGTGAGGGACACCCTGCGCAGGTGCCgggcgccgcccctccccggcGAGCGCAAGGCGTGCGCCGCGTCCCTGGAGGGCACCGTGCGGAGCGCAGTGGGCATGCTCGGCGGCGCCGCGTGGGCGGCCGCCTCGGCgctcccccgcgccggcctGCCGCGCGGGCCGTACGAGGTCCAGGCGGTCGCCCCGCTGGACGGCGACCGGTACGTGGCCTGCCACAAGATGCCGTTCCCGTACGCCGTCTACCATTGCCACATGACGGGGATGTCGGCGACCAGGGCCTACAAGGTCTCGCTTCGCGGCGGTGATgacccagcagcagcagctgccgtGATGATGCTAGCGCTGTGTCACCGGGACACCTCGCAGTGGAACCCGGCTCACCCGGCCTTCGAGGTGCTGCGCACTCACCCCGGCGGCGCGCCGGTGTGCCACTTCATGCCGTACGCCAATCTGGTCTTTGTTAAGACGACGAAGGGGGACAAAGCCACCAAGCGCTCTGCTGGAATCCACGGAATGCCATCTGGTGAAGACGTCCTGTAG
- the LOC112883925 gene encoding CBL-interacting protein kinase 4-like: MDSKSKGSKKESKNLLGRYELGRLLGRGTFAKVYLARPVAGGETVAVKVLDKAEVMGTVGMAPRVLREVTAMRRLHHPNVLRLHEVLATRARIYLVMELAPGGDLLSRLAALPRRRLPEHAARRVFVQLIAALSYCHARGVAHRDVKPQNVLLDGDGNLKVSDFGLSALPDSLRDDGRLHTACGTPAYAAPEVLRRKAYDGAKADAWSCGVILFVLLAGHLPFDDSNIADMCRKAHRREYEFPEWVSQPARRLVNRLLDPNPATRVAVEALVTHPWFKRSLSVDSQLGGLLNGQQERALAFQAQAVNAFDIISMSPGLNLSGLFDKRNREKRFMTTASPEQTLEQLGRAGGKLGYVVVGKKGLECLPLGGLSGSVLAAMTVEMSEVAPPLMLVELRLEVADGDGDDEGETFGWEELRHELGDVVRAWHSCQDF, encoded by the coding sequence ATGGACAGCAAGAGCAAGGGGAGcaagaaggagagcaagaacCTGCTCGGCAGGTACGAGCTGGGCCGCCTGCTGGGGCGCGGCACGTTCGCCAAGGTCTACCTCGCGCGcccggtcgccggcggcgagaccGTGGCGGTGAAGGTGCTCGACAAGGCCGAGGTCATGGGCACGGTGGGCATGGCGCCGCGCGTGCTCCGGGAGGTGACCGCCATGCGCCGGCTGCACCACCCCAACGTGCTCCGCCTCCACGAGGTGCTCGCCACGCGCGCCAGGATCTACCTCGTCATGGAGCTCGCGCCGGGCGGGGACCTGCTCTCCAGGCTCGCCGCGCTCCCGCGGCGCCGCCTGCCCGAGCACGCCGCGCGCCGCGTGTTCGTGCAGCTCATCGCCGCGCTCTCGTACTGCCACGCGCGCGGCGTCGCGCACCGCGACGTCAAGCCGCAGAACGTCCTCCTCGACGGCGACGGCAACCTCAAGGTCTCCGACTTCGGCCTCTCCGCGCTCCCGGACTCGCTCCGCGACGACGGCCGCCTCCACACCGCCTGCGGCACCCCGGCCTACGCCGCGCCCGAGGTGCTCCGCCGCAAGGCCTACGACGGCGCCAAGGCCGACGCGTGGTCCTGCGGCGTCATCCTCTTCGTCCTCCTCGCCGGGCACCTCCCCTTCGACGACTCGAACATCGCCGACATGTGCCGGAAGGCGCACCGCCGGGAGTACGAGTTCCCGGAGTGGGTGTCGCAGCCGGCGCGCCGGCTGGTGAATCGCCTGCTCGACCCGAACCCGGCCACCCGCGTCGCCGTCGAGGCGCTGGTGACGCACCCGTGGTTCAAGCGCTCGCTCAGCGTCGACTCGCAGCTCGGCGGGCTGCTCAACGGCCAGCAGGAGCGCGCGCTAGCGTTCCAGGCGCAGGCGGTGAACGCCTTCGACATCATCTCCATGTCACCGGGGCTCAACCTGTCGGGCTTGTTCGACAAGAGGAACCGAGAGAAGAGGTTCATGACCACGGCGTCGCCGGAGCAGACGCTGGAGCAGCTCGGGCGCGCCGGCGGGAAGCTCGGGTACGTCGTGGTAGGGAAGAAAGGACTCGAGTGCCTGCCGCTAGGGGGCCTGTCAGGCTCAGTTCTGGCCGCGATGACAGTTGAGATGTCCGAGGTGGCACCTCCGCTGATGCTCGTCGAGCTGCGGCTCGAGGTggccgacggcgacggcgacgacgagggCGAAACGTTCGGGTGGGAGGAGCTGCGGCATGAGCTAGGAGATGTAGTTAGGGCTTGGCATAGCTGCCAAGATTTCTGA